The Vitis vinifera cultivar Pinot Noir 40024 chromosome 7, ASM3070453v1 genomic interval GATTTTTACAGTTTTCCATGCAAGTTGGAGCCAAGGATAACTTGCCTTATCTTTGAGTGCCTCCCATTTTTTACTCCATCGAGATTGCTTTGAGGGTACAATAACGATGTCTGTTTTTGTACTTCTTTCACCTGGTGATGCAGAAGAAGCTGCACGTTGCATTTGCTTTCTCTTACTTGGATTACTGCTCAACTCATCCTTTACAATGCCGTACCCCTTCTTGGCTAAATCAAGAACTTTTGCTTCCTTCAATTTCTCAAAGGCTAGAGAAACTTTAGGAGATACAGTGGAGACACTTGActtaaattttccaaataatGTTTCTGCAGTATCACTAGGCCCAGACTTATGGTGTTTTTCTTCACCAGATGAACTACTTCCCTTGTTTACATCAGCTTCAGATTTAGCTGAAGTACCAGCAGATTCTGAAAATTCTTGCTTCCCCTTCCCAAAAGTCTCTTTGACCTAAGTAGTAAAACCCAACATAAAATAAGTACCATGCtattattaattaagaaaatacaaCAGTAGAAAACCTATAAGCTGACAATATAAATAATAGTGCTCACATCCTCAGTGGCCGCTGAAATCTTCTCCTTCACATTGGCAGAAACCTGCATATCACATAATggccaaataaattaaaataattaacatgGTTGGACTAGAGCAGTTTCTTTTATTAGTAAGCATGGAAAAGGTATGTACAGTTACTAAGATGAGTTCTAATAAGGAAAAGCAAGAATGATATATAAGTTAGAGATTAATGAAGAATAGTGTAGAATGAAGGCCTTGAGAAAAAGTCACATCTGTGAAAAGGTCAACCATTTGCTTGGATAAGACCTTCTCAGTTCTTAATAAAGCTTTGTTTCACAAATGGtgttggatatttttcttcagaaaGGGAGCCTCTATGGAGGGGGCACATCATTGGGGAGTTTAGAGAAGAATTGGGTGGTGGTTGTTCTTGTGGAGGAATGGAGGGGTTTGGGGTCAGGTTGTAGAAGGCTAAAAGGAGAGGATGCAAAGATCTTAAGAATGAAACGAGTTTGGTTGAGGGGGATGGCAGGAAAGTTAAGGCTTCACAGGAAATTTGATGTGAGAATATGCCTCTAAGAACCTCTCTCCCCTCTTTGTCCTCTTCCCCCCTCTTTGTTTTCCATTGTTGATTCTAAAGATGATTGGGTTGTAGATGTGGAAGGACTCAAGTAGGATAGGGTAGCCACTGGATCTATTCTTGGGGGTaccctccaaaaaaaaaaaaaaaaaggaaagtgtGTTCCTCTCTATAAGAAGGGTGTGTTCTGAGGTgtgaagtacaagagaagggaCGTCATAATTGGGTTAAATAAgcacctttctttttctttttttttaatattttatagttcCATGATTGGGAGTAGTAAAGGGTCACGGTTTTTCTTAAAAAGCTTCAGGAGAGAGTAGGTATGAGAATGGTTAGTATAGGCTGGTTTGGAAAGATTCTAAAGAAGGAAGATTTTGCTTCAAAGCCTTTTACTCGAGGGAGACAGGATTTTCCCTGTGAAGCAAGTATGAAACTCCAGGATCCCACAAAAGTAGAGCTCTTTGCATTGGGAAGTTGTGTGGGGGAGAATCTTGACTTTACATCAGTTAAAAAGAAGAGGATGAACTGCGGTGAAAAGTTGCATCTTTGCAAGGTGCAATAAAATTAGTCAACCATCTCAATAGAAGTGACTTTggatcatttaaaaaaaacaagcatGGATTCTGGTGAACAATTGTTTTATGTGTAAATGAGTAAAAGAATCAACTAACCATCTACTCATGCATTGTGGGAAAGCTAGGGGGTTGGAGAATCTTTTATTCTCTCTTTGTGATATTTCTTAGATGCTCCCTCGTTTGGTGAAAAGTTGTTATTGGGATGGCATGAGGGTTTTGTGGTGAAGAAGCATAGTAGAGCAGGGACAACAACTCCTTTGTGCCTTTTCTAGACAAtttgagagaatgaaaatagaagATATTTTGGAGAAGTGgaatggatttttatttataagaatttaGAGAAGTGGAATGGATAGAACTATCACTGAAAATTTCCCTTATGTGCACCTTTTTCATTGGCCTTATCAACCTCCTCATGCTGATCATTGTACTGTTGCAGATTTTATTGATTGTAAATAATAGTTTGACGTCAagtacatgttttttttttttttgggaggggGTTGGGGTTGAGGGGGCCTCCTCTCCAACTATCGATGCCCTTTGTAACATCCCACCCCACCCCCTCCCCCCCACCCACAACTCTTTTGTTAGGAgcattttatcattctttgccTATCAGaagatatataaaagaaataaaaactaaattaaaataaaacaagagagagagggggggaaaaagatgaagaagaatcaacTAACCACATTTTCTTACACTGGGAAAAAGCCAAGAACTTTGTGGCAACTGTTATTCTCTTTGTTTGGAGTAATGTAGGTGTTAGTCTCTTTGATAAAAGAAACTTTATTGAGTTGGCAATGAGGTTTTGTGGGAAGAATTATCAGTAAGCATAGAGGTCTGTCTCATTGTGCTTATTTTAAGACTATGAAATTAGAGGAATCATAGATTGTTTGCAAACTGGAGCATTCAGACCCTGCACTTAAAAATTCATTCCTTCCTACCTTTCCTTTTTCAGTCTAGAAAATTCTTGAATGAGTCCCCTTTGccatttttaaactttattgaATAGTTGGGCTCTAGTTAAAGTGAGGTGcatttgttttttccttcctttttgttGATTGTTTGGCTACCATTGTGTACCACATATGTAATTTGGTTGCACTTTTTGTTAGatgtttttaatataacttTTGTTTGCCTTTTGAAAAAGAGTATCATCTTCAAAGGCTAAATCAAAAGGTGCCTATCAAACAAACACATGCACACACACCTTACTTACCAGCTACAATGAAACAAGAATGCCAATGTCATTAAATGCAAATTCTCATCCACAAAGTGGGAAGAAGCTAGAATGTGTTGGTTAAATTTTACTCTGAGGTTAAAATCCAAAAAACATTGGTCACCCACATACACAGAGACACCCACCCATCTTTTGTTGTCCCAAGAACTTTGTTTGGTGCACTCAGGTCTAGGCTGGGTTGCTAAGGCTTGGGAGGAAGACGAAGTTGGGGGTAGCTAGGGGCTTCATTTTAACAGAcaccttaatgattgggaggtgggagaAGTAGAAAGCTTATTAAGCAAGCTTCATCCTTTGACCATTAGAAGAGGTGTAGATGACTTGCTCCAGTGGAAAGAGAACAAGAATGGGACCTTTTCTGTCAAGTCTTTTTATAGCTTACTCTCAAGGGGCACAAAGCCCCCATTCCCGGCTAGAACTGTTTGGACGTCTTGGGTTCCAATTAGGGCTAGCTTCTTTGGGTGGGAAGCAGCTTGGAGCAAGCTGCTCACCACTGACCGCCTGAAGAGATTTGGTTGGAGCATCCCCAACAGATTTTTTTGTGCAAATATGAGGAGGAAACCACAAATCACCTTCTTCTGTTTTGCGAGAAAGCCAGAATGTTATGGCTTCTGATCTTCTCTCTTtttggggtgcaatgggtgatgcactcctctGTGAAAAGAAACCTCCTAGGTTGGCATGGatcttttgtgggcaagaaaagggagaaagctTAGAGAGCTGTCCCCCTCTGCCTGATGTGGACCatctgaaaagaaaagaataggaGGGTCTTCGATGATATTGAGAGGAACGTTCAAGatattaaatccatttttttgtacacttttgtgaattaggctagggtgtatatagaggaaCACACTTTGTCTTTGATAAATTTCGTAGACTAGCTAGCCACCAAGTAAGGGTCAGGCTTGTTTGTCCCTTTGCTTTTTGCTTCTTTGGATTTGGTATACTCCGTGTATACCCTTTCTCTAGCCTATTGGCTCTTAATGAATTtactttacctatcaaaaaaaaaaacatacaacCTGGGCCCAAGTTACTGAAACCCaccaaaatatcatatttttatacaatgtactgaatgtttaatatttttaattggtaGTGCATTTTGGACAACAAGAATTAAAGATGAACCAAACTGAACCATATTAGCCCAAGCCCCAGTCAGCCAATTTACTAACAACTGAATCAAGGTATGCACATGTAAGGGGAGATATTAAGGCCTCTAGGTGCATGAGATAcaagtaattaaaattatttaatttgaaagaacagaaaaaaaaatccatacaCAAGTGATACTCATGCAAGAATATGCTCTTAATCACAAGAAGGGAATGGCTCTGTAGATAGAGTTAAATAGCTAAAAAGGATTCATGTAGCAGACAAAAATATTTGCTATTACCAATTGTTGAGAAACTTGAGTGGAGTTGAATTACAGCTGTGCATAACCATAATAATCACAATGGAAAAGTAAAATATGAAACGCATACAAAGAAGTGAAACCAGTGGCATCAAACCTTTTCAAGCATCAAAGGTAAGCCAGaaaatccataaaataaaacaaatccaTAAACTGAGTTATAAAGCCCCAGACAAATTAACATGGTAAAAGCAGCAATATTGTAGACATAGAGGAAACAGGGAGTTATTATGCCTCGTTTCAAGATGAAAATACTCATCACAGAAACAAGAGCATCCCGAGGAACCAAAAAAATGTGTAGCAGAACAtctcaaagaaaacataacaaCATGCATTATACTTCACAAGAATGAGTTGCTATCTGTAAGCATGGGCCAAGATAGTGTCATTAGGATCAGTGCAGCACATGAAGAGAGATTCAAATCAAACCTTCTTTGCTGTAGCTTCAGCCTCCGTCCACACGCCATCCACATGCTTGTACAGCTGCTCTGTTGTCTGCTTCGTTCTGCATTCGCCAGTACCAGCTCAGGGCCTCCATTGAAGTGCCTTCCCAGCCTTGACATACAACAGTATGTCTCAGCCTATCAACTAATAAAGCAAAATTTACGTAAGATACAAAGTTACTGCGTTACAGAATTACCTAACTTTCAGCTCTTCTTTCACCCCTTTGAGCTCCTCTGCTTTCTCCTTCAGCTCCTTGACTGTCTGTTGAAATTCCGAATTTCTGCCACCAAGTGACAGGAAAGTAAAGATGACTTATGAAATGATTATCCTtgtattaaaaactaaaatcaaactTGCAAAAATAGAGCAGTCTATTTGGTTGCAAAGAAAACTAACAGgtcatttgttaaatttttttccccacaaaacaGTGGGAGAAGAGAAGATTTGTAAACAAGTCAAATTTTACAATTTAGCAGAAGGTCTAAAAGTTTTGCAATAACCACAATTTCTTCCTTCACATTGTTGCATAATAAGACAGAAGAAACACAATGGGAGTTCCCTTCTCTTGCCTTACTTcccctttttattttctgttgcACTGCACTTCTAGATAATTAGCCAAATAGAgtgtaaataaaaagaaaagaaatgcaaTTCTGAATATTGTATTTAATACTGTTGTGTTCTAAAATAACTAACAAAAGTAACAAAGCATAAGAGGGGGAaaaaagctatggaaacccAATTGAACAAAGCTAAAGGAATGATAGCAGCAAtttacaaaaagagaaaaaaaaaacccaattacTTCCACTTTTGTGAAATTGGGGGACCCAACCATACAAGTTAATCATATTTCAAATTGACATTTAGAGTCAACAAAACATTTCATcttaatttagaattcattatAAGACAAAGAGAGAGGGGCTCCTTCTAACAAATTTAGTGCTCAATACAATGCATTTGACAATGTGTTATAGTaatctttcaaattttcatcttcactggaaagtatgaatgaaagaTTCAACAAAACTCTGCTCACTTATCGCATAAAACTGAAGCACTTCACATCTTAATTCCAACTATATCTTAAATCGGCAGCAGTTGAACTGAAAATTGAGCACTAAAGAATTTCCTTGCAAGGTTTTCAGCTTTATTAAACAATTGTTGATTTGACGATCACCCCAGCTAAGCCAAACCTCAgttatcaaacaataaaaaggtACAATATTCCTATATttcctcagcaaccaaacagacctTCATCGAATATTATCTTATAGAAGAATATTGCCACACaaccaacaaataaaaaaccgaaataaaatcaaacaaactacAATATCCAGATACAAAATACATATGCATACATAAACATAAATACCTGTTAACTTcgccttttattttattggagAACTCATTGAAGACACTGAATCCACGATAACCAGAACATCCATTTGGAGATATCAATCGTAGCCTTGCACTTGAAGCCTATAAAAAGCATCGCAACCcccaaaaaaacagaaaaacaaaaacagaaccAGAAAACATCAGAGTCCAATCTTTGCACAATGAAAACAATACAAGCATTAAACTTAGGATTTTGAGGACGAACCTGTTGAGAAGAGAGTAGATGGAGAAGAAGGGGCTGTTTGGAGAGGTATAGATCTCGAACCAGCTTTCTGCTACCCATCAAAGGAtgattttcttgagaaaattcAGATTTTTCTCAAGGAAGAGGGAGCAGCGTTGTGACTTGTGAGAGAAAACCTAACGTACCTGAAGGGCGTGTTAGGGTATGTTTGGGAACCTGGATAAAATAGGTATAGAAACAGGATTAGAATTTAGAAATAGCTTTTTTCTCAAGAAAAGAAGATACTCGCGAAAGATTTGAAGGAAAACCCAAACACTGCTTTTTGCGAAGGATCAGAAAGCGTAATGACCTATTCCTGGTGGGAATACGCTACATCTGTAGCCAAACAATCGGCTAGGGTTTCCGACTTTGACCTTTCACattcattttgttttacaattaaaaaaatatacggGCCATTTTAGTACTTTCattcaaaaatactttaaataatccacgtttaaaaaaatcacttttttctcttttaaatatTCATGATGAGATTTttgtttgtaaatttttttatttaataaaagtgagattaaatttatcttttataagtgtattttacaaatattgttattgagaaaataaagatattttaatatttttaaaaattttaatttaaattctaaattttatttttataaaatgtatttaaattatatatcttaaataaaactttactttttcttaaatatttagCTAAATTACATAGACTTCCTTTTAGGTAAAAGTAACAATTTTGGCACGTgtgaaaattattagtttaactcatataaatttattaattttatatatttaaaaatcataaaaataaaaaatatatttaaattataaatatgatatggtttaaaaattaaataactaaaaaaatatttccttaaaaagattaaaaatattttgtaataaaaacattaaatgaaataataaataaagataaaataaaattttaagttattttataaattcctaaacttattaaattaagattttttaaaaattaaaataaattttgaaagttaaagTACCAAAATCCCATGAGTGATTTGATTTTCAtaacattaaatattaaaaactacaTCACATAAGAGATTTGGACCCTTTTGACAActgtttttagaataattttttgctctccataacaaaaaaaaaacataggaagcatgtttaataataaaaacctactttctattttatattcttaagaacaaaaaataaaatattttcatagaatattttttagttgttgttttttgttattttcacttctttttttttagggttgttttaagaaatgattatataaatatttaaaatgattaaaaacaaaatactatatataaaaattatttttaaaacatatttaaaaatattaaaaacatgttaaaaatattttaaattttcatacaaactttttttttataaaaatcaaaaaacaatttttaaaaactactttttaaaattgtttttgaaaacaattaccaaacaaggTTTTGATCTTCTTAcatgtattttgttttttgttttttttttttactctcattttctttttattctgtTGATATCATCCaatggttttcttttcttattttaatcttttttcatggtagattattttcaaataaattattttaaatagagatgcaaatatataaaaaagaaaagatatattcttatatagaataaaagaaggaaaaaattaatataaacattataataattaatatattcttttaatacttttatcaaaataaataattatccTTTCTTGAGTAAATTCTAAATTGTAATctcatttttaatgttttagttataatttaatCTCTacttttatatcatttatattatttttacattactTTTATTTGTATTAGGCTACAACTCAAGCGATATAGTTGAATTGATGACTAACTTAAACTCAATTCAAATTCAATTAAATTGAAGTACTCAACTCaactttatttttctaaactcaaGTTGAACTCAAATTACTTGAGTTAAACTTGGGTTAGTTGAGTTAAATTTGAATTGATTGAGTTAAACTAGAGTTAAGTTAATTGGATTGATTATGTTGCaagattaaaaaatcatttaattttttaaaaactttttttatatatatatatttataccgaaattcaaataacaaataatacaaaatttcaagattacaacaaaaaagtaaaaataagtttatatatattttttaaaaaattaaaaagtatataatataattataatttgattttttttctttaaaatctaaaaagaaaatgaatattattatagaggataataaatattataaaaatattaaatgagtTAGACTCGGGTTGTCTAAACCTTGACCCAAGCCCAACACAAATTGAGTTTGGATGAGACTTAATCCAAGTTCAActtcaaatatagaaaatatttgtctAAACCCATCCAAATGTCAAATTGAGTTCAAGTTGGGTTGGGCTAATTCGTAGAAATTGCATCCCTAATttgtgaaaacaaaaaatgttttgataattaataatttttctttaattatataacaaatttcaattttaagataatttagattttatgatagatttattatatttgattgtgTGGAGACgttaactaataaaaaatggttgatgatttaattttttaaataaattagactcttaattatatttatggTCAAAGTAAAGTCAAAATAGTTGaacaaatatttctttttcatatttttacaatCCAAAAAGAGGGGATTATTtccatttcaaattttttacatATCAAAACTGAATGACTGaattgaaattcttttttttttttcaaatattattaattgaattatttttcaaatattttcataatattcaATAGTTTAATCTTACATATACCCTGTATATAGTTTTGTGCAAAATGAAACCTCTTAATAGTGAGGTTAACTTCAAGTAGAATTACTTGGAAAGAGAAAGCCACATCAAGTTAGAAAGAGAGCTTCATGGCATAAATAAGAGAAATATGAGTGAAAATGGGGGAGAGTTTTTGAGGGAGGCTAAGGTGGGGCAAAAAGGCCTAAAAGGGATGCAACCAAAACAGGAGGCTAATTGGGTAATTGAGAAATTAATCCCACACTTCATCTTCCTCCATCCGCACCAAAATCCAACCCAAGTACACCGTCACACACCACAAATACACTGTTAAACACCACAACAGAGCTTCAAACAAAAGGGGTGAAAGCTAATTACAAGCCTCATTGGCGATGGAGAAGTGTTCTGCCTGAAGAGCTGCAGCCTCCTCAGAGACCAATGCCTGTATGAGCAGAGTCTTCACTTCCCACGCTGAGTAAGGAAACCCTTTTCTCGCATATGAGTTTATCAGCGCCGCACTCGTCTGCTTCAGCAGCCCATGGAACACGTTCTCAACGCTCTCGTCTTGAGCCGTCGCTTCCAACAGAGTCATGTCCGATCTGAACCGTTCAGACGCTCTGGAACCGAAAACCTTCGCCACCGTCGATGTCTGCGGCACCATCCTCGGCCATGCCTCTTTCCTGCTGCCCCAGTACCTGTTCACGCCATTTAGTGTTTATCCACAGCGAATCTCTCCCTGGGTAACGAGAAAAATGgacaaaaaggagaaaaatggagAGCTCGATGTGGGTTTGGAGAGAGATCTTACTGGGGTGTGCACCTGCCTCTGCTTCTTGTATAGAGAAACCCAGGCCTCCATTGGGTCTGTGCTGCTGTAGCTGTAACTGCAAAGCACGAAAGGAAAAGAATGAGAACGAGTGTACTTAGTGGAGCAGAGCTTTCCATCTTCACTCTTGAACTAAGATTTCATCTTCTCTGCGGTGCTCTGCAGTTTGGGATCTGAGAATTTGAGATCTGTTGAGCTGGGTTTCGTTCAAATACCCACTCTCCGACCACTGACTAATGCCTGTTTTgttttatatgtattatttatcTTGGGTTACAGTGCCATTTTCACTGTACTTTTCAAAATGGAAGTCCTTCTGAGCAAGCAACCGTTATTCTCATTTCAAACAAAGAGAAAAGCATGATACCATTTTCACATTGATAGAGgaagaataaatattttaatttttattaaaatataaatatttctgTTGGgtatttgtctttatttttaaaaataaaaaaaaaatttaaattttaaattttaattatttattatcttaaaaaaccTGATTAATGAAACGGATATGTTCCTCTACTCAATTTCTATAAAGGATAGGgttggaaaaataattattgaaaattatcaTTTTGTAAACATGGTTTTATCCACTTAGCCTCAATTCTAGTTTTTGTCGATGAAtctaattttttgaaatcacacTTCACACCCACCCTCACTTTCATTTATTACTTGTAGAGGTTGTGGGGAGTAGAATCAGGGATGTTCATAAATGTTATATTTGACTTTCAGAGTTGCATTTCACCATCGCCAGATTCGAAGCACTCCCAAACTGGGCCTAAGAGCGTGAAGGTCATCAATATACTTATTCAAAATATTCAGAGTTCATAAGTATGATGTAATAATAATGGGTGTCCTTGTCAAAAGTGTGAAATGGATGTTTGATATTAAGTAATGTATTCATAATGGGGTCAGTGATTCGATCGAAAACATTATCGAATCACAATTCAGTGATCTGGATAATTAAATCCatcatatcataaatatatattttcatatattattaaaattaaaaaataataaattctatctaaattttatataataaattattggtTGGTGCAAGTATCGAAGGTGGTCCACTAGATTGGTGTGGGTTTGGAGTTCCTAGGATACCATCGAGGGGTGGCTGCTGTTGGGAGAGCAACATCCAACTAGTGGTGTGGCTACTGACAACAATGGGCAGTTCATCAAAATGAGATTTTATACTCATCAAAATGAGATTTTATATTCATCAAAATGATGTCGTTTTGatattggaaaaaataaaataaaattaattgaattgtCCATTTCGCCGGTTGGACCATCAATTTAATTGATCTAATTCCAATTCAATTTAGATCGGACCAAACCAAAATTGTGACAAACTGATGGTCGAACCGGTCGgttggatttgatttttaaaaccatgagaaGGTTTAATTCAATTCTTACTGTACAGTGATCGAAGAAAGGGGGAATCTTTAGAAGAGAGTAAATTCATCCATAGGCCTACACAAACTAATGGCTGAGATTTACCCACTTCATCAGTCTTGTCAACTGCCAACAGAGGACCAAGCCACTCCATCATCGATGGTATCTGTTAGGGTTGATGGCCACGATGCTAAGCTCCAAAGTACTGTGTACAAAACCCCACAAAAGGGCCACgtaaacaaacaaatttctATTTGTATCCTTCCGTAAGCAAAGGCCCACCCGCATGCATGCTCTTTTTGAACGGATTAGGTGTAACCAGATAGGGTTTAATAGCCATGCAAATTGAATTGTGTCTCTAGCCTGCTTCTCCAAATATCAGGTACGtgtcaaaccctaaacccactTCCTCCATAATTTATATATCCCTACACTACCCAGTCCATAACACACTTCTGGGTTGCCTGATCTCTGGTTCCTCCATGGGTAAGAGTCTCTGCCTTTCACTTTGCTTTCTTGTCCTCTTCCATGGCTGTATATGCATTGCTCAGCAACAACAGGAGAGGCAGCAAAACAAATGCAGGATCTCCAGACTCAGTGCTCAGGAACCTTCCAACCGCATCCAATCAGAAGCCGGTGTAACTGAGATCTATGATCATAACAATCAGCAGTTGCAGTGCGCTGGCGTGGCTGTTGTTCGCTATATTATCAAGCCCAGAGGCTTGCTCTTGCCTTCCTACCTCAACGCTCCTCAACTCATGTACTTCATCCAAGGTGAAGCACTTAATTTAATTGCAACGAAGCAAGGTTGAGTTCTTTTGGAAAACTTAATTATCTTGTGATGTAATGTCATGTCCAGGTAGAGGGTTGCAGGGAATCATGATCTCTGGCTGTCCT includes:
- the LOC100263547 gene encoding uncharacterized protein LOC100263547, producing MESSAPLSTLVLILFLSCFAVTATAAQTQWRPGFLYTRSRGRCTPQYWGSRKEAWPRMVPQTSTVAKVFGSRASERFRSDMTLLEATAQDESVENVFHGLLKQTSAALINSYARKGFPYSAWEVKTLLIQALVSEEAAALQAEHFSIANEACN
- the LOC100258408 gene encoding mitochondrial import inner membrane translocase subunit TIM44-2, whose protein sequence is MGSRKLVRDLYLSKQPLLLHLLSSQQASSARLRLISPNGCSGYRGFSVFNEFSNKIKGEVNRNSEFQQTVKELKEKAEELKGVKEELKVRTKQTTEQLYKHVDGVWTEAEATAKKVSANVKEKISAATEDVKETFGKGKQEFSESAGTSAKSEADVNKGSSSSGEEKHHKSGPSDTAETLFGKFKSSVSTVSPKVSLAFEKLKEAKVLDLAKKGYGIVKDELSSNPSKRKQMQRAASSASPGERSTKTDIVIVPSKQSRWSKKWEALKDKMQGHPVFKRISGLSEPVVTKGQELAEDVRERWETSDNPVVHKIQDLNESVFGETAAAMSFKEIRRRDPSFSLPDFVSEVQEVIRPVLNAYIKGDAETLKKYCSPEVIERCKAEHGAYQTMGIIFDNKILHISDVEVRETKMMGTSPIIIVAFQTQQVYCVRSADGSIKEGGKDTIHTVYYAWAMQQVDAEELGEGAIYPIWRLREMQQLGVQALI